Genomic DNA from Candidatus Koribacter versatilis Ellin345:
GACTTGTTTTGCTCGTTGTCGTGGTCCTGGTGGCGGTCACGATCATCAAGAGCAAGCAAGGCGATATCACAGTCCAGACTGGAAAAGTTGTTAAGAGCAACATTGCTTCAGTCGTCACTGCCTCTGGCGAAATCAAGCCCAAGACGTTCGTCAACGTCGGCGCCAACGCCATGGGACGCCTCGTCTCGTTGCCCGTGAAAGAAGGCGAGCGCGTTAAAAAGGGTCAACTCCTTGCACAGCTCGAGAACATTCAGCCGGAAGCGGACATGAACGCAACCCGCGCTGGACTCGATGTCGCCCAGGCCGATGCCGCAGCCGCCGAAGCCGCGATTAAGACCGCGCAGGCTGCCCTCACCCTCGCCCAGGCCGACTACGAGCAGAAGAACCTCGATTGGCAGCGTGGACAGGGCCTCTACAAAGACCAGCTGATCCCGAAGCAGGATTACGACAGCCGCAAGAATGCTTTCGAAGCCTCTGCTTCCAACCTCGAGCAGGCCAAGATCCGCATTCAGCAGAGCAAAGCCCAGGCGGAATCTTCGCAGCGCCGCATCAAGCAGAACCAGGCGCAGCTCACCCACGCTTCCGACGTTCTCGCCAAGACGACTTACGTCGCCCCGTACGACGGCATCGTCACCAACCTGCCGGTCCGTCAGGGTGAAATGGTGGTCATGGGCATTCAGAACGCTCCCGGCTCCACCATCATGACCATCTCCGATATGTCGGTCGTCACCGCTGAAGTCAAGGTGGATGAAACCGACATCGTCAACG
This window encodes:
- a CDS encoding efflux RND transporter periplasmic adaptor subunit, whose product is MKKKIIIGGLVLLVVVVLVAVTIIKSKQGDITVQTGKVVKSNIASVVTASGEIKPKTFVNVGANAMGRLVSLPVKEGERVKKGQLLAQLENIQPEADMNATRAGLDVAQADAAAAEAAIKTAQAALTLAQADYEQKNLDWQRGQGLYKDQLIPKQDYDSRKNAFEASASNLEQAKIRIQQSKAQAESSQRRIKQNQAQLTHASDVLAKTTYVAPYDGIVTNLPVRQGEMVVMGIQNAPGSTIMTISDMSVVTAEVKVDETDIVNVKLGQDAEVTIDALPKQKFKGKVTEIGDNAILRSTGVSTSQSTGGSQEARDFKVVVTLDNPPDTLRPGLSATAKITTATRENATTIPIQALTIRQRGDLKEKGKKGGSVQAASPDQAKSDKEELQGVFVYRANENKVEFVQVETGITGTTDIEVTKGLKEGDQIVTGSYKVLRTLRNGAKVKVDNSAPAKVEENS